A part of Heliangelus exortis chromosome 3, bHelExo1.hap1, whole genome shotgun sequence genomic DNA contains:
- the CYRIA gene encoding CYFIP-related Rac1 interactor A isoform X14, with protein MRFAGMGNLLKVLTREIENYPHFFLDFENAQPTDGEREVWNQISAVLQDSESMLADLQAYKGAGQEIRDAIQNPNDIQLQEKAWNSVCPLVVRLKRFYEFSLRLEKALQSLLESLTCPPYTPTQHLEREQALAKEFAEILHFTLRFDELKMRNPAIQNDFSYYRRTISRNRINNMHLDIENEVNNEMANRMSLFYAEATPMLKTLSNATTHFVSENKTLPIENTTDCLSTMASVCKVMLETPEYRSRFTSEETLMFCMRVMVGVIILYDHVHPVGAFSKTSKID; from the exons ATGAG GTTTGCTGGGATGGGTAATCTTCTTAAGGTCCTTACCAGGGAAATTGAAAACTATCCacattttttcctggattttgaAA atGCACAGCCcacagatggagaaagagaggTATGGAATCAGATCAGTGCAGTTTTACAGGACTCAGAAAGTATGCTTGCAGACCTTCAGGCTTACAAAGGAGCTGGACAAGAAATTAGAGAT gCAATACAAAACCCCAATGATATCCAGTTGCAAGAAAAAGCTTGGAATTCAGTATGTCCACTGGTTGTAAGGCTGAAACGCTTTTACGAGTTTTCACTCAGATTAG AGAAAGCCCTGCAGAGCTTGTTGGAGTCCTTGACCTGCCCACCTTACACTCCAACTCAGCACCTGGAACGGGAACAGGCTCTAGCAAAAGAGTTTGCAGAGATCTTACATTTTACTCTTCGTTTTGATGAACTTAAG ATGAGAAACCCAGCAATTCAGAATGACTTCAGTTATTATAGGAGGACAATAAGTCGCAACAGAATAAACAACATGCAt CTAGACATTGAGAATGAAGTAAACAATGAAATGGCCAATAGGATGTCCCTGTTTTATGCAGAAGCCACACCAATGCTGAAGACACTCAGTAATGCAACCACGCATTTTGTGTCAGAA AACAAAACATTGCCAATTGAAAATACAACGGACTGTCTAAGTACTATGGCTAGTGTATGTAAAGTCATGTTGGAAACACC AGAGTACAGGAGTAGATTCACCAGTGAAGAGACCCTTATGTTCTGCATGCGAGTAATGGTGGGAGTTATTATTCTGTATGATCACGTCCATCCTGTGGGAGCTTTCTCAAAGACATCAAAGATAGAT TGA
- the CYRIA gene encoding CYFIP-related Rac1 interactor A isoform X4: MNISSVQLRKQTGTNENCDAQPTDGEREVWNQISAVLQDSESMLADLQAYKGAGQEIRDAIQNPNDIQLQEKAWNSVCPLVVRLKRFYEFSLRLEKALQSLLESLTCPPYTPTQHLEREQALAKEFAEILHFTLRFDELKMRNPAIQNDFSYYRRTISRNRINNMHLDIENEVNNEMANRMSLFYAEATPMLKTLSNATTHFVSENKTLPIENTTDCLSTMASVCKVMLETPEYRSRFTSEETLMFCMRVMVGVIILYDHVHPVGAFSKTSKIDLVQFIYYCSIVTCFCSQMKGCIKVLKEQPPDTVEGLLNALRFTTKHLNDESTSKQIRAMLQ, encoded by the exons ATGAACATCAGTTCAGTTCAGCtaagaaagcaaacagggacaaaTGAGAACTGTG atGCACAGCCcacagatggagaaagagaggTATGGAATCAGATCAGTGCAGTTTTACAGGACTCAGAAAGTATGCTTGCAGACCTTCAGGCTTACAAAGGAGCTGGACAAGAAATTAGAGAT gCAATACAAAACCCCAATGATATCCAGTTGCAAGAAAAAGCTTGGAATTCAGTATGTCCACTGGTTGTAAGGCTGAAACGCTTTTACGAGTTTTCACTCAGATTAG AGAAAGCCCTGCAGAGCTTGTTGGAGTCCTTGACCTGCCCACCTTACACTCCAACTCAGCACCTGGAACGGGAACAGGCTCTAGCAAAAGAGTTTGCAGAGATCTTACATTTTACTCTTCGTTTTGATGAACTTAAG ATGAGAAACCCAGCAATTCAGAATGACTTCAGTTATTATAGGAGGACAATAAGTCGCAACAGAATAAACAACATGCAt CTAGACATTGAGAATGAAGTAAACAATGAAATGGCCAATAGGATGTCCCTGTTTTATGCAGAAGCCACACCAATGCTGAAGACACTCAGTAATGCAACCACGCATTTTGTGTCAGAA AACAAAACATTGCCAATTGAAAATACAACGGACTGTCTAAGTACTATGGCTAGTGTATGTAAAGTCATGTTGGAAACACC AGAGTACAGGAGTAGATTCACCAGTGAAGAGACCCTTATGTTCTGCATGCGAGTAATGGTGGGAGTTATTATTCTGTATGATCACGTCCATCCTGTGGGAGCTTTCTCAAAGACATCAAAGATAGAT cTAGTGCAATTCATATATTATTGTTCAATAGTGACATGCTTCTGTTCCCAGATGAAGGGATGCATAAAAGTTCTAAAGGAACAACCACCTGACACTGTGGAAGGACTTCTGAATGCTCTCAG GTTCACTACAAAACACCTGAATGATGAATCTACTTCAAAACAAATTCGAGCTATGCTGCAGTAG
- the CYRIA gene encoding CYFIP-related Rac1 interactor A isoform X3, translating into MGNLLKVLTREIENYPHFFLDFENAQPTDGEREVWNQISAVLQDSESMLADLQAYKGAGQEIRDAIQNPNDIQLQEKAWNSVCPLVVRLKRFYEFSLRLEKALQSLLESLTCPPYTPTQHLEREQALAKEFAEILHFTLRFDELKMRNPAIQNDFSYYRRTISRNRINNMHLDIENEVNNEMANRMSLFYAEATPMLKTLSNATTHFVSENKTLPIENTTDCLSTMASVCKVMLETPEYRSRFTSEETLMFCMRVMVGVIILYDHVHPVGAFSKTSKIDLVQFIYYCSIVTCFCSQMKGCIKVLKEQPPDTVEGLLNALRFTTKHLNDESTSKQIRAMLQ; encoded by the exons ATGGGTAATCTTCTTAAGGTCCTTACCAGGGAAATTGAAAACTATCCacattttttcctggattttgaAA atGCACAGCCcacagatggagaaagagaggTATGGAATCAGATCAGTGCAGTTTTACAGGACTCAGAAAGTATGCTTGCAGACCTTCAGGCTTACAAAGGAGCTGGACAAGAAATTAGAGAT gCAATACAAAACCCCAATGATATCCAGTTGCAAGAAAAAGCTTGGAATTCAGTATGTCCACTGGTTGTAAGGCTGAAACGCTTTTACGAGTTTTCACTCAGATTAG AGAAAGCCCTGCAGAGCTTGTTGGAGTCCTTGACCTGCCCACCTTACACTCCAACTCAGCACCTGGAACGGGAACAGGCTCTAGCAAAAGAGTTTGCAGAGATCTTACATTTTACTCTTCGTTTTGATGAACTTAAG ATGAGAAACCCAGCAATTCAGAATGACTTCAGTTATTATAGGAGGACAATAAGTCGCAACAGAATAAACAACATGCAt CTAGACATTGAGAATGAAGTAAACAATGAAATGGCCAATAGGATGTCCCTGTTTTATGCAGAAGCCACACCAATGCTGAAGACACTCAGTAATGCAACCACGCATTTTGTGTCAGAA AACAAAACATTGCCAATTGAAAATACAACGGACTGTCTAAGTACTATGGCTAGTGTATGTAAAGTCATGTTGGAAACACC AGAGTACAGGAGTAGATTCACCAGTGAAGAGACCCTTATGTTCTGCATGCGAGTAATGGTGGGAGTTATTATTCTGTATGATCACGTCCATCCTGTGGGAGCTTTCTCAAAGACATCAAAGATAGAT cTAGTGCAATTCATATATTATTGTTCAATAGTGACATGCTTCTGTTCCCAGATGAAGGGATGCATAAAAGTTCTAAAGGAACAACCACCTGACACTGTGGAAGGACTTCTGAATGCTCTCAG GTTCACTACAAAACACCTGAATGATGAATCTACTTCAAAACAAATTCGAGCTATGCTGCAGTAG